One stretch of Methylococcus capsulatus DNA includes these proteins:
- the nadD gene encoding nicotinate-nucleotide adenylyltransferase — translation MIGIYGGTFDPVHYGHLRAALEVREALELRELRFLPCRQPPHRPPPVADAQTRLRMLEIALADADGGVTLDTRELDRNGPSYMVDTLSSIRKEIGDEPLCLILGLDAFLALPAWHRWRRLFSLAHIVVLQRPDYDIEYAEDLEHCVEERQVADPAQLAAQPEGMIYFLEVTQLAIASTSIRRMLREGRSAKYLLPDAVLELIHRESVYAK, via the coding sequence ATGATCGGCATTTATGGCGGCACTTTCGATCCGGTCCACTACGGGCATCTGCGGGCGGCGCTAGAGGTCCGGGAAGCCTTGGAACTGCGCGAACTGCGCTTTCTGCCTTGTCGCCAGCCGCCCCACCGTCCGCCGCCGGTGGCCGATGCCCAGACGCGCCTGCGCATGCTGGAGATTGCACTGGCCGATGCCGATGGCGGCGTCACCCTCGATACCCGCGAACTGGACCGCAACGGGCCGTCCTACATGGTCGACACCTTGAGTTCGATCCGCAAGGAAATCGGCGACGAACCGCTCTGTCTCATCCTCGGTCTCGATGCGTTCCTCGCGCTGCCGGCCTGGCATCGCTGGCGCCGGCTGTTTTCTCTGGCGCACATCGTGGTGCTGCAGCGCCCGGATTACGACATCGAATACGCCGAGGATTTGGAGCATTGTGTCGAGGAACGGCAGGTGGCGGACCCGGCGCAACTCGCGGCCCAGCCGGAGGGGATGATCTATTTTCTGGAAGTGACCCAGCTCGCCATCGCTTCCACTTCGATCCGCCGCATGCTGCGGGAAGGGCGCAGCGCCAAGTACCTGCTTCCGGATGCGGTGCTCGAACTGATCCACCGGGAATCGGTTTACGCCAAATGA
- a CDS encoding group II truncated hemoglobin, whose protein sequence is MQEPLTQTPYQRLGGAEVLHELVERFYGYMDTLPEAAPIRAMHAEDLSGAKSKLFKFLSGWLGGPDLFMQEFGHPRLRARHFPFSIGVSERDQWLLCMRKALDDIPLDGPFREALYEALARTAHHMINRED, encoded by the coding sequence ATGCAGGAACCGCTAACCCAGACACCCTATCAGCGCCTCGGTGGTGCGGAAGTGCTGCACGAACTGGTCGAACGTTTTTACGGTTACATGGACACGCTGCCGGAGGCGGCGCCGATCCGGGCCATGCATGCCGAGGACCTGTCCGGTGCCAAGTCCAAGCTGTTCAAGTTCCTCTCCGGTTGGCTGGGGGGGCCGGATCTGTTCATGCAGGAGTTCGGCCATCCGCGTCTGCGGGCGCGGCATTTCCCATTTTCGATTGGTGTATCCGAGCGCGACCAGTGGCTCTTGTGCATGCGCAAGGCACTCGACGACATTCCGCTGGACGGCCCGTTCCGCGAAGCCTTGTACGAAGCCCTGGCGCGCACCGCTCACCACATGATCAACCGCGAAGATTGA
- a CDS encoding ATPase, with the protein MRLTPQEFLDWDCKKITLLGMSGTGKTTLANKLPKRTWFHYSGDYRIGTRYLDEPILDNIKRQAMEVPFLRDLLMSDSIYICSNITVDNLAPISSFLGKLGDPAKGGLPLKEFKRRQALHRQAEIAAMRDVPEFIDKVRKIYGYQHFINDAGGSVCELDDPATLEVLAENTLILYIRTSPELEQMLVERAARDPKPLYYREAFLDEYLPVFLKERGYPSVEAMPPDEFVAWVFPYLFKSRLPRYQAIADRYGYTVDVADVARVRDEGDFLKLVASVLGG; encoded by the coding sequence ATGCGTCTAACCCCTCAAGAGTTTCTGGACTGGGATTGCAAGAAGATCACCCTGCTCGGCATGTCGGGGACGGGCAAGACCACCCTGGCCAACAAGCTGCCGAAACGGACCTGGTTCCATTATTCCGGCGACTACAGGATCGGCACCCGCTATCTGGATGAGCCGATTCTGGACAACATCAAGCGCCAGGCCATGGAGGTGCCGTTCCTGCGGGATCTGCTGATGTCGGATTCGATCTATATCTGCAGCAATATCACCGTTGACAATCTGGCGCCCATCTCCTCCTTCCTGGGCAAACTCGGCGACCCGGCGAAAGGCGGCCTGCCGTTGAAGGAGTTCAAGCGGCGGCAGGCGCTGCACCGGCAGGCCGAGATCGCGGCGATGCGCGACGTACCGGAATTCATCGACAAAGTGCGCAAGATTTACGGTTACCAGCATTTCATCAACGATGCCGGCGGCAGCGTGTGCGAATTGGACGATCCGGCAACCCTGGAGGTACTGGCGGAAAACACGCTGATCCTCTACATCCGCACCAGCCCGGAATTGGAGCAGATGCTGGTCGAACGGGCCGCGCGCGATCCCAAACCGTTGTATTACCGGGAAGCTTTCCTGGATGAATATCTGCCGGTTTTCCTGAAAGAAAGGGGCTACCCTTCGGTCGAGGCCATGCCGCCGGACGAATTCGTGGCTTGGGTGTTTCCTTACCTGTTCAAATCGCGCCTGCCACGCTACCAGGCCATCGCCGACCGATACGGCTACACTGTGGACGTCGCGGACGTCGCCCGGGTGCGGGACGAGGGTGATTTCTTAAAACTCGTGGCCTCGGTCCTGGGCGGCTGA
- the metA gene encoding homoserine O-succinyltransferase MetA, translated as MPLVAHTDLPTFQRLREEGQDVLSVERAARQDIREMHIGLLNMMPDAALEATERQFFRLVGGANPIVQFHMHPFTIEGLPRGEQAAEHIARYYENFDRIREEGLDGLIVSGANVTHPHLQQEAFWQPLTEVFDWARSHVTSILCSCLATHALFQYSYGVERTHLGFKRWGVYSHRVVEPLHPLVADINTRFDVPHSRYNEIFREDMEAAGLRVLVESEEAGVHLAVSPDLFRVVYFQAHPEYDTVSLLKEYKREILRYFSGEREDYPPFPEHYFSLEVGAALNDYGQALRSARRAGRAPPEFPEEFVRRHLDNTWRDTAKAVFNNWLGKIYQITDQDRRKPFMDHIDPDNPLGLA; from the coding sequence ATGCCTCTGGTCGCACATACCGATCTTCCCACCTTCCAGCGTCTGCGTGAGGAGGGCCAGGACGTCCTCAGTGTCGAAAGGGCCGCCCGGCAGGACATCCGGGAAATGCACATCGGCCTTCTGAACATGATGCCAGATGCCGCCCTGGAAGCCACCGAGCGCCAGTTCTTCCGGCTGGTCGGTGGAGCCAATCCGATCGTGCAGTTCCACATGCATCCGTTTACCATCGAGGGGTTGCCGCGCGGGGAACAGGCGGCGGAGCACATCGCCCGTTATTACGAGAACTTCGACCGTATCCGCGAGGAGGGCCTCGACGGTCTGATCGTGAGCGGGGCCAACGTCACCCATCCACATCTGCAGCAGGAAGCCTTCTGGCAGCCGCTGACCGAGGTGTTCGACTGGGCGCGCAGCCATGTCACCTCGATCCTGTGCTCGTGCCTCGCCACCCACGCTCTGTTCCAGTACAGCTACGGCGTGGAGCGCACCCATCTCGGTTTCAAACGCTGGGGCGTCTATTCGCACCGGGTGGTCGAGCCGCTGCATCCGTTGGTGGCGGATATCAACACCCGTTTCGACGTGCCCCATTCGCGCTACAACGAAATTTTCCGCGAGGACATGGAGGCCGCCGGACTGCGGGTGCTAGTCGAGAGCGAAGAAGCCGGGGTGCACCTCGCGGTGAGCCCGGATCTGTTCCGCGTCGTCTACTTTCAGGCCCATCCGGAGTACGACACCGTGAGTCTGCTCAAGGAGTACAAGCGCGAAATCCTGCGCTACTTTTCCGGCGAGCGCGAGGATTACCCGCCATTCCCTGAACATTATTTCTCATTGGAAGTGGGCGCTGCGCTCAACGACTACGGCCAGGCCCTGCGCAGTGCCCGCCGGGCGGGCAGGGCACCGCCGGAATTCCCGGAGGAATTCGTGCGTCGGCACCTGGACAATACCTGGCGAGATACAGCCAAGGCGGTGTTCAACAACTGGCTCGGCAAAATCTACCAGATCACCGACCAGGACCGCCGCAAGCCCTTCATGGATCACATCGACCCGGACAATCCGCTTGGATTGGCGTAG
- a CDS encoding bile acid:sodium symporter family protein, which translates to MLRICNSLANLFPVWVLLCSGMALYFPAWFTWFTGPMIVWGLSVIMLGMGITLTFDDFRRVAKMPRIIFAGTMAHFGIMPFLGWSIAHGLTLEPELAVGLILVSCCPCGTASNVVSYIARADVALSVLLTMVSTFTAVVMTPLLVKFLAGAYTPVDGWGIFLNTLQVIVMPVTAGLLLNRYAPRLVHAVSPVTPLVSVIFIAFICASIIGANADIIKAAALKLFGAVALLHVGGFGLGYVFARMLGYRDAVVRTIAIEVGMQNSGLATVLAKANFAAMALAPIPSAISASFHSIIGSLLAGWWRLRTHRPLPAMGHGFDAATPIQADCPGRCDP; encoded by the coding sequence TTCACTGGCCCGATGATCGTCTGGGGTCTGTCGGTCATCATGCTCGGCATGGGCATCACGCTCACGTTCGACGATTTCCGCCGGGTGGCGAAGATGCCGCGGATCATCTTTGCCGGCACCATGGCGCATTTCGGCATCATGCCGTTCCTGGGGTGGTCGATTGCGCATGGGCTGACACTCGAGCCCGAACTGGCGGTGGGACTCATCCTGGTATCCTGCTGCCCCTGCGGCACGGCTTCCAACGTGGTAAGCTATATCGCCCGTGCTGACGTGGCGCTGTCCGTGCTGCTGACCATGGTGTCGACCTTCACCGCGGTGGTGATGACCCCGCTGCTGGTGAAGTTCCTGGCGGGCGCCTATACGCCGGTGGACGGCTGGGGCATCTTCCTGAACACCTTGCAGGTGATCGTCATGCCCGTCACTGCCGGCCTCCTGCTGAACCGCTATGCGCCGCGGCTGGTGCATGCCGTCAGCCCGGTGACGCCGCTGGTGTCGGTGATCTTCATAGCCTTCATCTGCGCCAGCATCATCGGCGCCAACGCCGACATCATCAAGGCCGCCGCGCTCAAGCTGTTCGGCGCCGTTGCCTTGCTGCACGTCGGCGGATTCGGGCTGGGCTATGTCTTCGCCAGGATGCTAGGCTACCGGGACGCGGTGGTCCGCACCATCGCCATCGAGGTCGGCATGCAGAACTCGGGACTCGCCACTGTGCTGGCCAAGGCCAATTTCGCCGCTATGGCGCTGGCGCCCATTCCCTCGGCGATCTCCGCCAGCTTCCATTCGATCATCGGCAGCCTGCTGGCGGGCTGGTGGCGGCTGCGGACGCACCGGCCCCTGCCGGCCATGGGGCACGGATTCGATGCCGCTACGCCAATCCAAGCGGATTGTCCGGGTCGATGTGATCCATGA